Proteins found in one Sporosarcina jeotgali genomic segment:
- a CDS encoding iron chelate uptake ABC transporter family permease subunit translates to MRNRTKLLILAVAALVFCGLYLFQGLNGSYDYALPRRGIKVVAMALTGVAIAYSTVIFQTITHNRILTPSIMGLDSLYILLQTVLIFFLGSTHVTIVNKQVNFVLSVGAMVVFALLLYQFLFKAGKRPIYFLLLVGIIVGTFFQSISTFLQVLIDPNEFLRVQDKSFASFNNINGDLVWWSLGILIITLIIGWRKFNELDVLSLGRDTAINLGVNHDSIVKTMLILSSVLIAVSTALVGPITFFGLIVANLSYQSFKTYKHSILIAGASVMSIIALVGGQWVVERVFTFSTTLSVIINFVGGAYFIYLLLKESRSA, encoded by the coding sequence ATGCGTAATCGTACAAAATTGCTTATACTCGCTGTTGCTGCTTTAGTGTTTTGCGGACTGTATTTGTTCCAAGGATTGAATGGGAGTTATGATTATGCGTTGCCGCGACGTGGAATTAAAGTCGTTGCCATGGCATTAACTGGTGTAGCGATTGCGTATTCGACAGTTATCTTCCAAACAATTACGCACAACCGCATTTTGACACCTAGTATTATGGGACTCGATTCCCTGTATATCTTGCTGCAAACCGTGCTGATCTTTTTCCTTGGGTCAACTCACGTCACAATTGTAAATAAGCAAGTGAACTTTGTGTTATCTGTCGGTGCAATGGTCGTCTTCGCCCTGCTGCTTTATCAGTTCTTATTTAAAGCAGGAAAGCGTCCTATCTACTTTCTGTTACTCGTTGGGATTATCGTCGGTACCTTTTTCCAGAGTATCTCGACGTTTTTGCAAGTACTGATAGACCCGAACGAGTTTTTGCGGGTGCAAGACAAATCCTTTGCCAGCTTCAATAACATTAATGGAGATCTTGTCTGGTGGTCCCTGGGGATCCTGATTATTACACTTATCATTGGATGGCGGAAGTTCAACGAATTGGATGTACTGTCACTCGGTCGTGATACAGCCATTAACCTGGGTGTCAATCACGATAGTATCGTTAAAACGATGCTCATCCTATCTTCAGTTCTGATTGCTGTATCGACAGCGCTCGTTGGTCCGATTACATTTTTCGGGCTCATCGTTGCCAATCTGTCTTATCAGTCTTTCAAAACATATAAGCACTCTATTTTAATCGCGGGTGCTTCCGTCATGAGTATCATTGCGCTGGTTGGCGGACAATGGGTTGTTGAAAGAGTGTTCACCTTCTCCACAACGCTAAGCGTCATCATTAACTTCGTTGGTGGAGCATACTTCATCTACTTACTATTAAAGGAGAGTCGATCTGCATGA
- a CDS encoding glycosyl-4,4'-diaponeurosporenoate acyltransferase, protein MPLIELPIVWVVLLDAVAWTFFHLSISFCTVRIPYNWFVHHERLFQPFRFERRGELWHQLFRVKRWKQLIPDGTMFIKNGYNKQSLHGNDPASLDEFIIESRRAELTHWVSIIPAALFFLWNPLWASWLNVAYAILFNGPIIIAQRYNRPRLERLVFRKQNKP, encoded by the coding sequence GTGCCTTTAATTGAATTGCCTATCGTTTGGGTCGTCTTGTTAGATGCTGTTGCATGGACTTTTTTTCATCTTTCAATTTCATTCTGCACCGTTCGAATCCCTTACAACTGGTTCGTTCATCATGAGCGACTATTTCAACCTTTCCGTTTTGAGCGGCGCGGTGAGCTGTGGCACCAGCTCTTTCGAGTGAAACGTTGGAAACAGCTAATTCCAGACGGTACGATGTTCATCAAAAATGGATATAACAAACAGTCCCTTCATGGAAATGATCCAGCATCTTTGGATGAATTCATCATCGAATCCAGAAGAGCTGAATTGACTCATTGGGTATCGATAATCCCCGCAGCTCTTTTCTTTCTCTGGAACCCTTTATGGGCAAGCTGGTTGAACGTTGCGTACGCGATTCTATTCAATGGACCGATTATTATTGCCCAACGGTATAATCGTCCGCGTCTTGAACGGCTGGTCTTTAGAAAACAAAACAAGCCTTAA
- a CDS encoding iron ABC transporter ATP-binding protein: protein MIQVRELTKAYGNKAVVEKVSVDIHPGKITSFIGPNGAGKSTLLSMVSRLLDADTGEVLVDNTNVKKMKSNDFSKRVSILKQSNFMNVRLTIRELVSFGRFPHSKGRLQAEDIQIVNQALDYMDLMSMQDMYLEELSGGQRQRAFIAMVIAQDTDYILLDEPLNNLDMKHSVQIMKILRRLVDELGKTVVIVLHDINFASVYSDRIVALKEGRVVKDGPTNDIINSESLREIYDMDIPIQQMNNCRICVYFNS from the coding sequence ATGATCCAGGTTCGAGAATTGACAAAAGCCTACGGGAATAAAGCAGTCGTTGAAAAAGTGAGCGTGGATATTCATCCCGGTAAAATTACTTCTTTCATCGGACCGAACGGGGCAGGCAAGTCGACGCTTTTGTCCATGGTAAGCCGGCTGCTGGATGCAGATACAGGTGAAGTGCTCGTCGACAACACCAACGTTAAAAAGATGAAATCCAATGACTTTTCTAAAAGAGTGTCCATTTTGAAACAATCGAACTTCATGAACGTTCGTTTAACAATCCGTGAACTCGTATCGTTCGGCCGTTTCCCGCACTCTAAAGGACGTCTGCAAGCTGAAGACATTCAAATCGTAAACCAAGCACTCGACTATATGGACTTAATGAGTATGCAAGACATGTACTTAGAAGAACTGTCGGGCGGTCAAAGACAGCGAGCGTTCATCGCAATGGTCATCGCGCAAGATACAGATTACATCTTACTGGATGAACCGTTAAATAACTTGGACATGAAGCACTCCGTCCAAATTATGAAGATTTTACGCCGCCTTGTAGATGAACTAGGCAAAACAGTTGTCATCGTTCTTCACGACATCAACTTTGCTTCTGTTTACTCAGATCGTATTGTCGCTTTAAAAGAAGGTCGCGTCGTCAAAGATGGTCCGACGAACGATATTATAAACTCAGAATCTCTTCGGGAAATCTATGACATGGATATCCCGATCCAGCAGATGAACAATTGTCGCATCTGTGTGTACTTCAACTCATAA
- a CDS encoding ABC transporter permease, translated as MKKRYLMVALILLSLLSLFVGVSHISPKDLLDFRSEETEIFLISRLPRLLAILLAGAGMSITGLIMQQLSRNKFVSPTTAGTLDAAKLGILVSMLLFTDTSTIEKMLVAFAFALGGTLLFMKILDQVKFKDAIFIPLVGLMFGNILSSITTFFAYKANVIQNMSSWLQGDFSLIMKGRYELLYISIPVLIITYFYANRFTVAGMGEDFSKNLGLAYRRIVNIGLILVALITTTVVLTVGVIPFLGLIIPNIVSIIKGDNLEKTLPHTAMLGAIFLLVCDILGRVIIYPYEISISLMVGVIGSAIFLYMLFRRKVYA; from the coding sequence ATGAAGAAACGTTATTTGATGGTTGCGCTAATTCTCCTCTCGCTGCTTTCTTTGTTTGTGGGAGTGAGCCATATTTCACCGAAAGACCTGCTGGACTTCCGCTCTGAGGAAACCGAAATTTTTCTCATTAGCCGGCTGCCGCGATTACTTGCGATTTTGCTTGCAGGTGCAGGAATGAGTATTACGGGTCTGATTATGCAGCAGCTCAGCCGCAACAAATTCGTATCCCCGACAACGGCGGGTACTTTGGATGCTGCTAAGCTTGGAATTCTCGTTTCAATGTTGTTATTTACGGATACATCAACCATCGAGAAAATGCTCGTCGCATTTGCGTTTGCGCTAGGCGGCACCTTGCTGTTCATGAAAATCTTAGACCAAGTTAAATTTAAAGATGCTATTTTCATCCCGCTTGTAGGTCTCATGTTCGGTAATATATTATCGTCGATCACTACGTTTTTTGCTTACAAAGCAAATGTGATTCAAAACATGTCCTCCTGGCTTCAGGGAGATTTCTCCCTCATTATGAAAGGCCGTTACGAATTGTTATACATAAGTATCCCCGTTCTCATCATTACCTATTTCTATGCAAACCGGTTTACGGTAGCGGGAATGGGGGAGGACTTCTCTAAAAATTTGGGGCTGGCTTATCGAAGGATTGTGAACATCGGGCTGATACTAGTCGCATTAATTACGACGACTGTTGTTTTGACTGTCGGTGTTATTCCATTCCTAGGACTCATCATCCCTAATATTGTTTCCATTATTAAAGGAGACAATTTGGAAAAAACATTGCCGCATACAGCTATGCTAGGCGCGATTTTTTTACTCGTGTGTGACATTCTCGGACGGGTCATTATTTATCCTTATGAGATTTCAATTAGCTTAATGGTAGGCGTTATCGGCAGCGCAATCTTCCTCTATATGCTGTTTAGGAGGAAAGTCTATGCGTAA
- a CDS encoding siderophore ABC transporter substrate-binding protein, translating to MKKLTVLFMAFALMLVLAACGSKDEEKKPEANNSGSDNASESSEAAETKEMTFKHELGEATLKDTPKTVAVFDFGVLDTLDELGVEVAGVPQATMPAYLEKYAGDDYTNLGSLKEPDFEALHAMKPDVIFISGRQADLYDQFEEIAPTIYMGIDTANYMDSFKKNMDIIAQIFDKEDEMKSELADVDKLIEDIHTKASETDSKALITLATEGKVSAYGPSSRFGLIHDVFGFTPADEGIEASTHGQNITFEYILETNPDILFVIDRDAAIGKGANAKKTIENDLVKKTNAFKNGKIVYLDGEYWYLSGGGLKSMKEMIKEVEAGL from the coding sequence ATGAAAAAACTTACAGTGCTATTTATGGCATTCGCATTGATGCTCGTTCTAGCAGCATGCGGATCTAAAGATGAAGAAAAGAAACCAGAAGCAAACAACTCAGGATCAGACAATGCATCTGAAAGCAGTGAAGCAGCAGAAACAAAAGAAATGACGTTCAAGCATGAGCTTGGCGAAGCAACATTGAAAGATACTCCGAAAACAGTTGCAGTATTCGACTTCGGTGTGCTTGATACATTAGACGAATTAGGTGTTGAAGTTGCCGGTGTGCCACAGGCAACGATGCCTGCATACTTAGAGAAATATGCTGGTGACGATTACACAAACCTAGGCAGCTTGAAAGAGCCTGACTTTGAAGCACTTCATGCGATGAAGCCGGACGTAATTTTCATCTCTGGCCGTCAAGCAGACTTGTACGATCAATTTGAAGAAATCGCACCGACTATCTACATGGGAATCGACACTGCAAACTACATGGATTCGTTTAAGAAGAACATGGACATCATCGCTCAAATCTTCGATAAAGAAGATGAAATGAAGTCAGAACTTGCTGATGTAGATAAGCTAATTGAAGACATTCACACAAAAGCTTCTGAAACAGACAGCAAAGCATTGATTACGCTTGCGACTGAAGGAAAAGTAAGTGCATACGGGCCAAGCTCACGTTTTGGGTTGATCCACGATGTATTTGGTTTTACACCGGCGGATGAAGGAATTGAGGCTTCTACACACGGACAGAATATTACATTTGAATATATTCTAGAAACAAATCCGGACATTCTGTTCGTAATTGACCGCGATGCTGCAATTGGTAAAGGCGCGAATGCTAAAAAGACAATTGAAAATGATCTTGTAAAGAAAACAAATGCTTTCAAGAATGGTAAGATTGTTTATCTTGACGGAGAATACTGGTACCTTTCTGGCGGCGGATTGAAGTCAATGAAAGAAATGATCAAAGAGGTTGAAGCAGGACTATAA
- a CDS encoding MFS transporter yields the protein MANTMERMASKPQKTISRNKLLVISGTGWMFDAMDVGILSFVIAAIAVEWNLAPAAIGWVGSINSLGMMFGAIGFGLLADRIGRKQVFMLTLVLFSVASGLSALTTTLAAFLILRFFVGAGLGGELPVASTLVSESVEAKERGRIVVLLESFWAAGWLIAALIAYFVIPSLGWRAALIITALPAFYAIYLRRNLPDSPKFLEASVQKQSIGEKMAALWAKPYRRRTLMLWIVWFTVVFSYYGMFLWLPSVMVIKGFAMIKTFGYVLLMTLAQLPGYFSAAWLIERTGRKFVLSTYLIGTALSAFAFGNADTLAMLLLFGALLSFFNLGAWGALYAYSPEQYPTSIRGTGTGMAAGIGRIGGIFGPLLVGSMLTAGYGFGLIFGIFCGAILIGVLAVVFLGTETKQMELE from the coding sequence ATGGCAAATACTATGGAGCGTATGGCTTCGAAACCTCAGAAGACGATTTCCCGTAATAAATTATTGGTCATATCGGGAACGGGCTGGATGTTTGACGCAATGGATGTAGGAATTTTATCATTTGTGATTGCAGCAATTGCAGTGGAGTGGAATCTGGCCCCTGCAGCAATTGGCTGGGTTGGAAGCATTAACTCATTAGGAATGATGTTCGGTGCGATTGGATTTGGCTTATTAGCTGATCGAATCGGAAGAAAACAAGTGTTCATGCTGACGCTCGTATTATTCTCTGTGGCAAGCGGTTTATCTGCACTTACAACGACTCTTGCAGCATTTCTTATACTAAGATTTTTCGTGGGGGCTGGACTCGGGGGTGAGCTTCCGGTCGCCTCTACATTAGTTTCAGAAAGTGTAGAAGCAAAGGAAAGAGGACGAATCGTTGTCCTATTAGAGAGCTTCTGGGCAGCGGGCTGGCTTATCGCAGCATTAATCGCATACTTCGTCATTCCGTCTCTTGGCTGGAGGGCGGCACTGATCATCACAGCATTACCTGCATTTTACGCAATTTATTTGCGGCGCAATTTACCAGACTCGCCGAAGTTTCTAGAAGCCAGTGTCCAGAAACAATCCATCGGTGAAAAGATGGCGGCTCTGTGGGCGAAGCCTTATAGAAGACGCACATTAATGCTTTGGATTGTATGGTTTACAGTCGTTTTCTCTTATTATGGAATGTTTTTATGGTTACCTAGCGTTATGGTCATTAAAGGCTTCGCGATGATCAAAACTTTTGGCTACGTCCTGCTGATGACACTTGCTCAGCTGCCTGGCTATTTCTCAGCAGCCTGGCTGATTGAACGAACCGGACGAAAGTTTGTCCTTTCAACCTACTTAATCGGGACGGCGTTAAGTGCATTTGCATTTGGGAATGCAGATACATTGGCAATGCTGCTATTGTTTGGTGCACTGCTATCGTTCTTTAACTTAGGTGCATGGGGCGCGCTATATGCATATTCACCTGAACAATATCCTACGTCAATCCGCGGGACGGGGACTGGAATGGCTGCAGGGATTGGCCGTATCGGTGGAATCTTCGGTCCGCTATTAGTGGGATCCATGCTGACAGCTGGTTACGGATTTGGTCTGATATTCGGTATTTTCTGCGGTGCTATTTTAATAGGTGTACTTGCGGTTGTATTTTTAGGTACAGAAACGAAACAAATGGAACTGGAATAA
- a CDS encoding FapA family protein — MGKAITVRGKSVEQAVETALNILCLDLSDVHIQVNRTAESSSFTGTSRFAEVTVTPVRYHAPTLDLQVEESGQAGVRIRDGHVEIHETSANSYPTIEAGNGVSIIVNGEKLDGRRQITESDIVHIRTIDELTRAQLSITVREQGALALLTVSPGKKVTRTVKDTKYERNLTVVAEEIHEVVNDCSQRMIRDACTQLGISTPLDKRVLWEACETVVPYEAIVARGTFPKPGLDGDVEVQIDVDGSTLADEGKVNYREQTSVQLVQNGQLVAAVLPPIPGQSGEDVFGNEIIAEDGQTAAIRLGKNVTQTGNHIFASCSGNLVLERTDNGVFIDIADTLEIEEVNFSSGNIHFDGDVTVKGSVSHGCLLEVTGAVEIGGEVRKAEVYAQKAVFANGHVSSSTIVVGQQLTTDAKYAAELETLLPILCKLGSFIQDIGAFREVELSALDGQELKKLFRIGFGEKYSSFQEQLQTFTQRREPIATDPDWSELQTTLYSIFVNTMNPGVKDGVEFLGLISKAQEMTARHLPKATLTTGRLRIPYAVNSTLNCAGTVEITGNGLAQCNVHAQLDLLAEGVCRGGELAADRHVSIRECGSKRGGQTIVRTKEEGSIVIGIAYSGTVLIVGDQSYHLSETLIGVTAKLQDGMLIVR, encoded by the coding sequence ATGGGAAAAGCGATTACAGTGCGAGGGAAGTCGGTTGAACAAGCTGTAGAGACAGCACTTAATATCTTATGCCTTGATTTATCAGATGTGCATATCCAAGTAAATAGAACTGCGGAGTCCAGCAGTTTTACAGGAACTTCTAGATTTGCAGAAGTGACAGTAACTCCAGTCCGCTATCATGCGCCTACTTTGGATTTGCAAGTAGAAGAATCAGGACAAGCGGGTGTCCGGATTCGTGACGGACATGTTGAGATTCACGAAACATCTGCAAACTCGTACCCGACAATTGAAGCGGGCAATGGCGTGTCCATAATTGTAAATGGTGAGAAATTAGATGGAAGACGCCAGATTACGGAATCGGATATTGTACACATCCGAACGATTGACGAGCTGACACGTGCACAGTTATCCATCACGGTTCGTGAACAAGGAGCGCTTGCGCTGTTAACTGTTTCTCCGGGTAAAAAGGTTACAAGAACTGTAAAAGACACGAAGTATGAGCGCAATTTGACGGTGGTGGCTGAAGAAATACATGAGGTTGTAAATGATTGTTCCCAACGAATGATTCGGGATGCCTGTACGCAATTGGGAATCAGCACTCCTTTAGACAAACGAGTGCTGTGGGAAGCGTGTGAGACGGTAGTACCTTATGAAGCGATTGTAGCACGGGGAACTTTTCCGAAACCTGGACTTGATGGAGATGTTGAAGTTCAAATCGATGTAGACGGCAGCACACTCGCAGATGAGGGGAAAGTGAATTACCGGGAACAAACATCGGTTCAGCTGGTTCAGAACGGTCAACTAGTGGCAGCTGTTCTTCCTCCGATTCCCGGACAATCCGGAGAAGACGTGTTCGGAAATGAAATTATTGCGGAAGACGGGCAAACGGCTGCAATCCGTCTTGGTAAGAATGTCACGCAAACAGGAAACCATATCTTTGCAAGTTGTTCTGGAAATCTTGTTTTAGAACGTACGGATAATGGGGTTTTTATCGATATCGCTGACACCTTAGAAATAGAAGAAGTGAATTTTTCAAGCGGCAATATCCATTTTGACGGTGATGTAACGGTCAAAGGAAGTGTTAGCCATGGCTGTCTTCTAGAAGTAACAGGTGCTGTTGAAATAGGAGGAGAAGTTCGTAAGGCTGAGGTGTATGCGCAGAAAGCGGTGTTTGCAAATGGCCACGTTTCTTCTTCGACGATTGTAGTGGGCCAACAGCTAACAACGGATGCGAAGTATGCAGCTGAATTGGAAACCTTGCTTCCTATTCTCTGCAAGCTTGGGTCGTTCATCCAAGATATTGGAGCATTTCGTGAGGTGGAATTGTCAGCGTTAGATGGACAAGAACTAAAAAAACTGTTCCGGATCGGGTTCGGAGAAAAGTACTCTTCTTTCCAGGAACAGCTTCAAACATTTACCCAGCGCAGAGAGCCGATTGCCACGGATCCTGACTGGAGTGAGTTACAAACAACGCTGTACAGTATTTTTGTAAATACGATGAATCCAGGGGTGAAAGACGGAGTAGAGTTCCTAGGACTGATTTCCAAAGCCCAAGAGATGACAGCGCGCCATCTTCCGAAAGCAACACTAACTACTGGACGTTTGCGTATTCCATATGCTGTAAACAGTACTTTGAATTGTGCAGGAACGGTTGAAATCACTGGGAATGGCCTTGCTCAATGCAATGTCCATGCACAATTGGATCTCCTGGCTGAAGGGGTTTGCCGAGGCGGGGAGCTTGCTGCTGACCGTCATGTATCCATTCGCGAATGCGGTTCGAAACGAGGCGGGCAAACGATTGTCCGTACAAAAGAAGAAGGATCCATTGTTATCGGAATTGCATATTCAGGAACGGTGCTCATAGTGGGTGACCAATCGTATCATTTATCGGAAACGCTCATCGGAGTCACGGCTAAATTGCAAGATGGAATGCTGATTGTCCGATAA
- a CDS encoding glycosyltransferase, with amino-acid sequence MLDAVFAVAALISTVGLASGLLMFWRLPVPSTEGSLKQQPSSFISIIIPARNEEQRIVPLLESLSRQQGVLFETIVIDDDSEDRTSEVARSFNALVIRNTEPEDGWIGKSAACWAGVQAAKGDILLFLDADTAFDRSDSLLRCVNSYEKMGGTGILSLQPYHQMKQVYENASAIFNIIVMAGMNVFTPFGERLKSAGSFGPCILCARADYKASGGHAAIRGAVMDDLALGEAFQEQGLPVHCYGGRGLIHFRMYPEGFHQLLEGWTKNFGTASKSTHPFVMMLVNFWITGGFAAPVFLVLSSLFGSMPWILAAGILYLLNVCEMAWLARRTGNFSWWILPFYPVLLLFFTVIFLYSLYLTHVRKTVKWRGRDVQV; translated from the coding sequence ATGCTAGACGCAGTTTTTGCAGTTGCAGCGCTCATTTCAACAGTCGGACTAGCAAGCGGTCTGCTTATGTTTTGGCGATTGCCGGTTCCTTCTACTGAAGGTTCCCTTAAACAGCAACCCTCGTCTTTCATTTCCATTATTATCCCAGCCCGTAATGAAGAACAGCGGATCGTTCCATTACTAGAGTCTCTCTCCCGGCAACAAGGTGTTTTGTTTGAGACAATCGTGATTGATGATGATAGTGAAGATCGGACAAGCGAGGTTGCCCGGTCGTTCAATGCACTCGTTATCCGGAATACTGAACCCGAGGACGGCTGGATTGGTAAATCTGCCGCTTGCTGGGCAGGTGTTCAAGCCGCTAAAGGCGACATCCTTCTATTCCTGGATGCAGATACAGCATTTGACCGGTCTGACAGTTTGCTGCGTTGTGTCAATTCTTACGAGAAGATGGGCGGGACAGGGATTCTATCGCTTCAACCCTATCACCAAATGAAGCAAGTATATGAGAACGCCTCTGCGATCTTCAATATTATTGTCATGGCAGGCATGAACGTTTTCACGCCATTCGGCGAGCGGCTGAAAAGCGCCGGATCATTCGGACCTTGTATTCTGTGTGCCCGCGCTGATTATAAAGCTTCAGGCGGTCATGCGGCAATTCGCGGAGCTGTCATGGATGACTTGGCACTTGGGGAAGCATTCCAAGAACAAGGACTCCCGGTTCACTGCTATGGAGGACGCGGACTCATACATTTCCGCATGTATCCGGAAGGTTTCCATCAGTTGCTCGAAGGGTGGACAAAGAACTTTGGAACCGCTTCAAAATCTACCCATCCATTCGTGATGATGCTCGTGAACTTTTGGATTACTGGCGGATTTGCGGCTCCTGTATTTCTGGTACTCTCCAGCCTATTCGGTTCTATGCCTTGGATTTTGGCTGCCGGAATTCTTTACCTGCTAAATGTCTGTGAGATGGCTTGGCTGGCACGGAGGACCGGTAACTTCTCGTGGTGGATTTTACCGTTCTATCCCGTTTTATTGCTTTTCTTCACCGTTATTTTTTTGTACTCACTCTATCTGACCCATGTTCGCAAAACGGTTAAATGGCGCGGACGTGACGTACAAGTATAA
- a CDS encoding DUF6612 family protein, with translation MKKWTKGIAAGLLVLALGACGSAEEPNVKADAHTDTASKGKETGQEVEKNELTAQEVYQKSLEAAESIKSMHADFAIEQNLKTTDEEPMSMKNTISITMDMVTEPMSLHQKMEMVGDAEENMDLEMYGSGDELYLQTPDMEGDWIFVPVEMQEEMLAGMDSSNAMMDLEVFKDFTEEFTLEESGDEYILNLSAAGEKFSGLLKELMDQTSVAGQEMGDEEALENIEVKKIDLTLHLDKETYYTNSFDMKLDAIMDIAGYRTVTIQNINAKMSKVNELKEVVIPDEVRSNAYDMSGNKVGE, from the coding sequence ATGAAAAAATGGACAAAAGGAATTGCAGCGGGCTTGCTCGTTCTCGCACTTGGTGCGTGTGGATCAGCAGAAGAGCCAAATGTAAAAGCGGATGCACATACAGATACGGCTAGTAAGGGGAAAGAAACGGGTCAGGAAGTTGAAAAAAATGAACTCACTGCTCAAGAAGTTTATCAAAAGTCTTTAGAAGCCGCTGAATCAATTAAAAGCATGCATGCAGATTTTGCAATCGAACAAAATTTGAAGACCACCGATGAAGAACCAATGAGCATGAAGAATACTATTTCAATAACGATGGATATGGTAACAGAGCCGATGTCTCTTCATCAGAAAATGGAGATGGTTGGAGATGCAGAGGAAAACATGGATCTTGAAATGTATGGATCGGGGGATGAACTATACCTTCAGACACCAGATATGGAGGGTGATTGGATTTTCGTTCCGGTTGAAATGCAAGAAGAAATGCTTGCAGGGATGGACAGCTCCAATGCAATGATGGACTTGGAAGTGTTCAAAGACTTTACGGAAGAGTTTACGCTTGAAGAATCAGGTGATGAATATATTTTGAACTTATCCGCTGCAGGGGAGAAATTCAGCGGACTCTTAAAAGAACTCATGGACCAAACTTCCGTAGCCGGTCAGGAAATGGGAGATGAGGAAGCGCTTGAAAACATAGAGGTGAAAAAGATTGACCTCACTCTTCACTTGGACAAAGAAACGTACTATACGAATTCGTTTGACATGAAACTGGACGCGATTATGGATATAGCCGGCTATCGAACAGTGACCATCCAGAATATCAATGCTAAGATGAGCAAAGTCAATGAGCTGAAGGAAGTCGTAATTCCAGACGAAGTGCGCAGCAACGCATATGATATGTCTGGAAATAAGGTCGGAGAATAA